A window of Gemmatimonadales bacterium genomic DNA:
GCTCGACCGCGGCGCCCGGCGCGTTCATGGTGGCAGTCATCGGTTCCCTCCGCGGGTGGGTGGCCGGCTCGTGGGACCAGACTACGGGTCGTGCGTCAGCGGAGCGTTAGGGCGAGCGCGAAACAGGGTCGGAGCCCCGGCCGCACGCCGCGCGGGGCTCGCCGGGGAGCGGGCGGAGCCCGGTGCCCGACCCGGGCGCGGAGGTGAATACGGGACCGCCCAACGGTATGTTCCGATAGACCGTCGGTTTCCCCCGATCCAGATCGCTCGGCTCACCCGTCACGAGAAAGGCCGCGGCAGGGCAATGTGCGGATTCGTCGGAGTGTTCGATCTCAAGAAGGATGCGGACTCGCTGAGGACCCAGGTCCTCACGATGTCGAAGAAGGTCCGCCATCGCGGACCCGACTGGTCGGGGGTGTTCCTGTCGGAGAAGGCCATCCTCGCCCACGAGCGCCTCGCCATCGTGGATCCGCAGTCCGGCCGCCAGCCGCTGTACAGCAAGGACGGCAACCTCGTCCTCGCGGTGAACGGCGAGATCTACAACCACGAGGACATCCGGGGCGGGCTCAACGGCTCGTACGAGTTCCTCACCCACTCCGACTGCGAGGTGATCCTCGCGCTGTACCGCCAGAAGGGGGTCGGCTTCCTCGAGGACCTGAACGGCATCTTCGCGTTCGCGCTGTACGACAAGGCCGAGGACGCGTACCTCATCGCCCGGGACCACATGGGCGTCGTGCCGCTGTACATGGGCTGGGACCAGTACGGGAACTTCTACGTGGCCTCGGAGCTGAAGGCGCTGGAAGGGGTGTGCCGCAAGTTCGAGGAGTTCCCGCCCGGCCACTACCTGTGGAGCAAGGAAGGCAAGCTGCACCGCTGGTACGAGCGCGACTGGATGGCGTACGCGGCGGTGGAGCACAACGCGACCGACCGGAGCCTGCTGCGGCGCGCGCTGGAGCAGGCGGTGCACCGGCAGCTGATGTCCGACGTGCCCTACGGTGTGCTGCTGTCGGGCGGGCTGGACTCGTCCATCATCTCGGCCACGGCCAAGCGCTTCGCCTCGCGGCGCGTCGAGTCGCACGACACGCAGGAGGCGTGGTGGCCGCAGCTGCACTCGTTCGCCGTCGGGCTCGAGGGCTCGCCCGACCTGGCGGCGGCCCGGCAGGTGGCCGAGCACATCGGGACGGTCCACCACGAGATCCACTTCACCATCCAGGAGGGCCTCGACGCCCTCCGCGACGTGATCTTCCACCTCGAGACCTACGACGTCACCACGGTGCGCGCCTCGACGCCGATGTACCTGATGGCGCGGGTGATCAAGTCGATGGGCGTGAAGATGGTGCTCTCCGGCGAGGGGGCGGACGAGGTGTTCGGCGGGTACCTCTACTTCCACAAGGCGCCCGACGCCCGGGCGTTCCACGAGGAGACCGTCCGCAAGCTGAGCAAGCTGCACCTGTACGACTGCCTGCGGGCCAACAAGTCGCTCGCGGCGTGGGGCGTCGAAGGCCGGGTGCCGTTCCTCGACAAGGACTTCCTCGACGTCGCGATGCGGCTCAACCCCGCGGACAAGATGGTCCGCGAGGGGCACATCGAGAAGTGGGTGCTGCGGAAGACCTTCGAGGACACGCTGCCGGCGACCGTGGCGTGGCGGCAGAAGGAGCAG
This region includes:
- the asnB gene encoding asparagine synthase B, which translates into the protein MCGFVGVFDLKKDADSLRTQVLTMSKKVRHRGPDWSGVFLSEKAILAHERLAIVDPQSGRQPLYSKDGNLVLAVNGEIYNHEDIRGGLNGSYEFLTHSDCEVILALYRQKGVGFLEDLNGIFAFALYDKAEDAYLIARDHMGVVPLYMGWDQYGNFYVASELKALEGVCRKFEEFPPGHYLWSKEGKLHRWYERDWMAYAAVEHNATDRSLLRRALEQAVHRQLMSDVPYGVLLSGGLDSSIISATAKRFASRRVESHDTQEAWWPQLHSFAVGLEGSPDLAAARQVAEHIGTVHHEIHFTIQEGLDALRDVIFHLETYDVTTVRASTPMYLMARVIKSMGVKMVLSGEGADEVFGGYLYFHKAPDARAFHEETVRKLSKLHLYDCLRANKSLAAWGVEGRVPFLDKDFLDVAMRLNPADKMVREGHIEKWVLRKTFEDTLPATVAWRQKEQFSDGVGYSWIDTLKQMTARAVTDDELAHARFRFPINPPLSKEEYFYRSLFHEHFPSDSAAACVPSVPSVACSTPEALAWDAAFRNANDPSGRAVKAVHQQAYR